GAAGAAAAAGAATGACCTTGATTTGTGTTGTTAGGAGTACACTTTTTAGAGTGTTAGCTTTGCTGCCCCTTCGCTGGCTCAGCTTCTGTGATCTAGACTCTGGGTAAAAAACAGAAAGATTGTGACTAACGGACATATAATTACAGTCACGGACAAAAGTAccgtcatgaacaaatatttgaaattgcatcagtgatttattattgttaaactgccagaaattgtatatttttgtttttgtcatattaattagaaACTAATGTTCacaaaatgcttgtatttaacatgtttacttgaattatcttatatgaagtgtagggtgtcaatacttttgtctgtgactgtagaGTCATGGAATCTCTTAAAATGATGTATACTGGTTTCCCGACATGTCTGCCAATTAGTCTGATTATAATACTGTGTGCGTGAAATTCAGGAGAAGTCATCTACATATCTAAAGGAGTGAATCTACAAAAATCTTTGTCAATGAATACTTGTTGTCTCTGAGGGTTAAGAATTGAAGCCTTTTTAAGGTATTGAGGAGGATGGGGACCTACCGGTTGTTATTGGGGTGGAACAGAGTGGTTCGGATGGCCCCTCACTTTTCCTTCTCTGGTGTACTGGCGTGCTGTGGAGCTGGGTGGGGTTACCTTTCCCAGCAGCCCCTGGTTTGTGTGAAAGTGTGCACGGACTCAGCAGCTGCTTGTCTTGTCTTCTCTGTGTCAATTGGGAACCTTGGCTTGAAAGGAGGGCATCTTTACGGGTTTCAAGGAGTTTGGGGGATCTCAACTCAAATCTTTTCCCTGTCTCCTCTCCCTCGTCAGAATCCCTGCTGCTGGATTCGGGCGAAGTCATCTGCTGCCAGGAGGGGAGAACAGGGAAATCAGGAGAGCTGTAGTTTCCACAGTAGTCCTCATCTTCCTCCCCTGTTTCTCCACAAGCTTCCAAGGGCTGGGATCCGTAGTCTCCAGTCTCGGATGACTTGACAGGTGATACTTGTAGAATCAGTGAAAGATCACCTCTTTCCATCCCAGGATGTACTGTTGCCAAATGTGAGGATGTTTCGGCATCCACTGCTATGTTACTATGGACCTCAGCTCCCTTGACTGGCTCTTCTGCGGAGGCCACTGAAACACCTATGTACTGAACTGGCAGCTCAGCCTTGTTCTTCTCCTTTCCCCCTCTCTGGCAACGATCATACTCCTTCTTGGCCTGCACCCACAGCTGGACCCGCTGGTGGCTGGGCGCACTCTTGCAGGGCATGACAACCACCTTCTGATCGTTGGTGGATGCCAGATGCTGATCCTTGTCTCCCCTCACAGAGTCAAAAGGGTCACCTCTGTTGGTGGTGGGAGAGCCAAGCTCGGTCATCACTGAGAACGCGGTCTTCCAGAATTGCAAACCTTCCAAGGAGAAATCCCCTTCAAAATCTGACAGCTTGTCTGCTAGCTTGGTCTCCACTGTCAGCACACGCCCTCCGATCTCCCTGAAGAGAATGAGACAGGCTTTCAAACCGCAGGTCAATTTATTTTTGCACTCAGACAGAAAAAATACATGTGCTACATCTATGGTGATATGTTAAAAGCAAGCTACACTACACAGTCATTTAATTCCcacaaatataaaatacacaaaagacaTATCCTTTAGTAATGATTAATATTTAGTAAATGGCATAATTTGCAAAATCAACATTATCTTTTATGAACTGTGCGACTACAAGGTCCAATAGTGGCCACAAAATAAAGGACTACGGCCATACTGGCAAGTGTGATAAAGAGCAAAATAACACTGTGAAGCAACAGTGAGCAGATTAATTACCTTGGTTTTCCTGGAGCATCGGAGGGGTCGCTACAGAATGGCTCTTGATAAGCAGTCTCCGCAAGATCCAGGTCCAGCAGTGTTGACATTATTTCATCACGGCTCGGGGGAGACATGAGTGGCTTCAGTATGTGAGCACCCCCTGTGCTGCGTAGTGTATGGCTACCACTTTTCAGCTGGGACAAGGAGCTGATCGACCTTGGAGAACTGCTGGGGGTTGCTGTTAAAGCCTCGCTTCCTTCCACAAGATCCCCAGGAGGGGAACCCAGAAGATCAACAAAAGACATGTTTAATGGAAGTGGTAGAAATGGGTCAAAGGAGGTCAAAGGGTCCTTTCCATCATCGAACAAGCCTTGGCTACAGAGCTGAAGGTCATTTTTGCTTACAGAATCAACGCTCTGTCTGCTTCGCACAATTCTTGCAGCAGCTAGCTCTCGTCCACTGTCAGAATCAAGCAAAGAAGCAGACAGATGAGTATGAAGTAGTTCCCTGCTTTCTGCAGATGACCTGTCAAAAAGATCTGGGCTAAGTGGACTTGTTCTCAACCACTCTACCCCATGATGATGCTGAAACTCCTCACTAGCACTTGGGAACCTGTCTCCCATACCCTCCAGACCCAGAGCGATGGCAGGAACAGGCTCCTGGATCACATCACTGAGAAACTTCTGGGGCAGGTTCTTATCAGCCAGTACAAACTGGCTTCCCATATACAGGCTGCAAAACTCTGTCTGCCCAATGGTGTTGATGTCGAAGTTGTAGTTGTGCGGGAGTTCAGGAGATAAGCTATCCTCAAATGAGTAACAGCTCTCGAAGCCTGGGTCTGAAGGAAACACAGGACTGTCATCTGATAAAGGGCAATCAGTCTGAACGGGCTCCTCCTTGGCAGGATTTTTCTTCTGGTTCCTTGGCTTCTTCTCCTTTGGGGTTTGGGTTTTAGGATTCCTGGACTTTCTAGGGGATGATGATGGGGCTCTTTTGACTTTGGCAGGCTTTTCAGTGGAACATGAACCACTCCTGTTTAACAGAGGTGTACCGGAAGGATCCTGTAGAGCTGTTCCTTCCTGTACCTTTTTCTGTCTTTTCTGTAGAAGTTCTTTCAAGACAGCTATTCCAGATGGTTGTTCAGTCACAGGAGGCCATCTCTCTCCATTCTTGTAAGAGGTATGTAATGGAGAATCTGTTCTGGCTTCTACCTTGCTCTCGAGTGTGGAGCTGGTTAAAGGTTTTATTTGTATAGGTGTGAACCGTGCAAGTCCTAAAGCATTCGCTTTTTCTTTGGGTTCAGATGCCAGCTTTTTAGATGGACGCCTGGAAGATTTTCCTGGGGTCTTGCCTTCAGGTGACTGAAGGGACCTCAAAAGTAAAGGAGATGGGATTTCTGCCTGGAAATATGTAGACTTTATAGAACTTGGCAGCTGCTGTGGACTAAGTAATCTGCTTTGACATGAGACATCTGAACCATGGCTGTCTGACTCTGTTGTAGCAAGAGAACACGGAAGGCTGGTATTTTGTCCCCTGGATGACAGACAGCTACTTTGGGGGTGCAATTCAGCTGTCTGCGATGACTGCAAGGGGGTCTGCGAGATTACAGATTCTTGAGTGGATTTATTGATACTGTAGAAATGAAAAGACAGACTGTGGGAAGGTTGGGATTTTTGTTGGCCAAGTCGATCACTAGGGTCTTGATTACAATGAGAAGTGGATCTTTCAACAGGGAATCGAGTTGGAGTCTCCAAGGTCGGTTCTTGCTCAGGAATGAAGGAAAATTCTACAGTATTATTAGCGTCCATTACACCAGACACAACTCCATGAGCAGTGCTAGACATGGGCAACTGAGAGGAAGGGAGATGCCCAGCTGAGAGAGAGGTTTCTTGCTCAGGAAAGAGAACCCGAGAGTTGTCACACTCGCTACTGACAGGTAGCTCATTATGTTCTTCAGAAAGTGTTTTTTTGCAAGACTTCCGGGTTCTTTTACCATTGGCCAAGCTTTGGCCGCTTTCAGGCAACACATCATTGCTTTTCTTTTGTCTTCTCTGTCCTCGACCGCTTGGTTTCCGCTTCTGATTTTCCTTTAATGCAGTCTCCTCTCCTACACTTTTGGCAGCCACCTTGCCTTTTTTCCTTTTGGGGCTGGTGGCTGTCACCGCCCTTGATTTCCTCAGACAAGTCCTGCTGCGAACTCCTCTTTCCTGACTAGGTGGGTCATTAACAAGGAAAGCATCCTTCTGCTCAACGGTTAGTGGTAACTCTTCTTGTGGATCGCTTGGTGACCAACACCGAGGAGGGGAGGTCTCGGTAGGTCTGGGTTTTTTCTCAGAGAGATAACCTAATTTGGACAAAACATCGATGTACTCTGTAGTAAAGTCATTGACTTGTGAATTATAGCACAGTGATGGTGGAGAAAGTGTAGCCAATGTCAATTGCTTTTTTACAGACTTGGTCTTTTTTCTCTTTAATGTTGCTCCATGGACCTTTGGGGAACCACctgcttttttctttgctgttgaATGAACCTTTGCCTTTTGCTTCTGTGCCCTTTTTGCCTTTGGTGAATAAATTGGGTATTTAATGGCGGTCGACTCAGGGACCTTAGGCCAAAATTGTTTCACCGGTGCTAGCTTTCCATAGTGTTCCAGCTTTTCAGCTGTCAACATAACCTGCTCTTCCTCAGCATTCACTTTTGCCATCTTAACCAGCATGTTCTTCTGGCCTTTAAACCTGTTTATGATGATGTACTTAATGATAATTGGGGGCTCCTTATTCGACATCTTCCTGCGCTTTCGAGACTTTGGGTCATTACCACTGAGAATGTAATTGTCTTTTAAGGTTTCTGTTGGAATGAGGGCAAACTTGGACTGCTGGGAGCCTGCACGGGGTTCACTGTCCTCTCTCTCATAGCGCACCTTGCGCTTTGCTCTTAAAGTGTATTTGCTTCCAGGCCAGCCTGAAGGCTGTGCCGAGCCAAGTTGTGCAGGACCCTGCGAGTGATTCGGCAGAGTAAGCTTGTTATCTCTGGCAGTCTCAGCAGCTGAAGCAGCTTTAGCAGCAGTAGTCGTTGTAGTGGTTGAAGTAGTATCTGTATCAACAGAGCCCAGCACTGAATTATCCTCCTTTTCAGCACTTTGGGTGCTAGGAGACTTCAACATTGTGCAAAGAGACTCCTTCAAGTCAGTTCCTATGCTCTCACTTGCACTCATTTTGACCTGCTGGCATGCTACATTAGTCTTCTTTTTACTTAGTTTTAGCCTTGACCGTCTCTCATCTTGTTCCAGCTTTCCAGACTTGCCAAGACACTTGATGGTTGGTCGATTGAGGCAATTAGAGAGGATCACGCTGGGGAAGAACTTATAGTGGGCATCCTGCTGATTACTGATTGCTTTCGCGGTCTTGTTCTCTTGATAGTCCTCATACCTGATCTTCAGCTCACCCAAATCTCCCTCCTTGTAGGTTTTCCCAGCCTCTCCCCCTTGTGGTGCCACTGAACCATCATCTCCCCCCGGGTTTGGCACCAGGCTGCTCTTTTTTGGTGAAAAACTATTGCCTCCTTTCTGATGAATCTCTAGCTCAGCTTTGGCAGGAGAGTTCCTCATCTCGGAATAACAGAGTGAAAAGCTCCTGTGGTTCTGGAGAATGGAGATTTGCCCCTTCTCAGGGCTTTTAATGCTGATGCATTTCTTTCTGCTTTGAGGCTTGCTGCTTTCAAATGCTGTGCTATCTAGTACAGAGTTGTTAATGCCCTTCTCATAGGAATAGAAGGAAGGCATGTCCATTTTATCAGCTTCTGTGTGAGAGATTTCAGTCTTGGGTGTGATGTTACAAGTGGCAGGGTATCTAAATGTATAAGTACTTTCTTTACTGATCTCATACATGGAGGGATCTGGCTGGTTGTCTGGGATCGCAGAGCTTTTTAACAGGAAGAGTTTCTCTGTTGGGTCCTCTTTGTCGAGGGAAAGGGCTTGACGGGGCTCCAGGTGTTTGCACTCCAACACATTTCTAGCAGAGGAGGGGTGTTCCAGTGAGACGCTTTCACTGGGAAATGGATTTCTTTTTCCAAGAATCTTGTCAGTGGAGAATAAAGACGAATGTGTCCTGGAGCCTTCTTCGTTCAACGTTGCATCTACAACACAGACCAGCTAAGTAACAAAGAATACAACGCTTTCTTCAAGTATATATTCAGCACATTAAAGTCATTACTAATCAAAAATGTAGGTCACTGGAAGctacatttacagtatgtgcaaaACTTTCTTGGAACAAATGTACTAGAACATGTCAGCTTCAAGACAGATACTCAACCTTTATAGGTGGAATGGTGCTATATTCTCAAACTTTCATTAGAAGGAAAATTGAAGACCCTGAAAAAGTCTTCTGGTCAAAATGTTTGGCAATAAATTTAAGattattttagtgtttctaaaaaaacaaatctgtatgaCTAAGGGGCTCAGTCCACCTCGTTCTAAGCAAGGTACCACTGGAAGCTAATTAAAAATGAAGTTCTATATTTGCATATTGTATTGTAATCATTGGATTAATATAATTTGTACCAGATTCAATAAAAGTGTGATTAAAGGGATTGGTGATATTGGGAGTGCTAGGCTAAGTAAACCATTAGCAAATATTCATTCACCTTGACATCTAGACTGAACTATGAAGGTGTGCTGCATTCCCTTCATTATTTCTTCATGCAACCCATCTGCTTTTCATTATGGTCCCAGATAAATACACTGCATCAATAATGCAAACAGGATATCAATTCCTTTGTGTGAATCAAGGTTCTGTATATGAACAATGAGTTACATTAGTGAAAGACAGTAACAGGTATATAGGATTGAGTGGGAGTAACTATTGGAACCTGATGGGGTCATTAGGTGCCTGCCTGCAGCCTACAAAATGAATATCCCATAAATCCCAAATGTATTCCCAGTGCAGATAATCATTTTCTTCCCTGCTGTCTAATCAAAACCTTTACTCGCCCCTtagcatgttttttgtttatctGTAGTCAAAACCTGCTGA
This sequence is a window from Acipenser ruthenus chromosome 6, fAciRut3.2 maternal haplotype, whole genome shotgun sequence. Protein-coding genes within it:
- the LOC117411060 gene encoding DNA polymerase zeta catalytic subunit-like isoform X3 — protein: MLPVELSLHSDLLTPEALQCPPANLVEVHKDSQPGTKKMTADEVAIVDEEAILSLLESSPTFQSSSQRLIQSPILESSQDHSFVHLLAGLEEDGYQAEQPRNSSQHRLAGSCSQPQNSDDEELEPELEKEEAELSLVMSQRWDSDVPNHHFKHRLSGTNVNDSSSNEEQDFSEEEMDWSRKLSLFSNLAIPQLDGAADENSDATLNEEGSRTHSSLFSTDKILGKRNPFPSESVSLEHPSSARNVLECKHLEPRQALSLDKEDPTEKLFLLKSSAIPDNQPDPSMYEISKESTYTFRYPATCNITPKTEISHTEADKMDMPSFYSYEKGINNSVLDSTAFESSKPQSRKKCISIKSPEKGQISILQNHRSFSLCYSEMRNSPAKAELEIHQKGGNSFSPKKSSLVPNPGGDDGSVAPQGGEAGKTYKEGDLGELKIRYEDYQENKTAKAISNQQDAHYKFFPSVILSNCLNRPTIKCLGKSGKLEQDERRSRLKLSKKKTNVACQQVKMSASESIGTDLKESLCTMLKSPSTQSAEKEDNSVLGSVDTDTTSTTTTTTAAKAASAAETARDNKLTLPNHSQGPAQLGSAQPSGWPGSKYTLRAKRKVRYEREDSEPRAGSQQSKFALIPTETLKDNYILSGNDPKSRKRRKMSNKEPPIIIKYIIINRFKGQKNMLVKMAKVNAEEEQVMLTAEKLEHYGKLAPVKQFWPKVPESTAIKYPIYSPKAKRAQKQKAKVHSTAKKKAGGSPKVHGATLKRKKTKSVKKQLTLATLSPPSLCYNSQVNDFTTEYIDVLSKLGYLSEKKPRPTETSPPRCWSPSDPQEELPLTVEQKDAFLVNDPPSQERGVRSRTCLRKSRAVTATSPKRKKGKVAAKSVGEETALKENQKRKPSGRGQRRQKKSNDVLPESGQSLANGKRTRKSCKKTLSEEHNELPVSSECDNSRVLFPEQETSLSAGHLPSSQLPMSSTAHGVVSGVMDANNTVEFSFIPEQEPTLETPTRFPVERSTSHCNQDPSDRLGQQKSQPSHSLSFHFYSINKSTQESVISQTPLQSSQTAELHPQSSCLSSRGQNTSLPCSLATTESDSHGSDVSCQSRLLSPQQLPSSIKSTYFQAEIPSPLLLRSLQSPEGKTPGKSSRRPSKKLASEPKEKANALGLARFTPIQIKPLTSSTLESKVEARTDSPLHTSYKNGERWPPVTEQPSGIAVLKELLQKRQKKVQEGTALQDPSGTPLLNRSGSCSTEKPAKVKRAPSSSPRKSRNPKTQTPKEKKPRNQKKNPAKEEPVQTDCPLSDDSPVFPSDPGFESCYSFEDSLSPELPHNYNFDINTIGQTEFCSLYMGSQFVLADKNLPQKFLSDVIQEPVPAIALGLEGMGDRFPSASEEFQHHHGVEWLRTSPLSPDLFDRSSAESRELLHTHLSASLLDSDSGRELAAARIVRSRQSVDSVSKNDLQLCSQGLFDDGKDPLTSFDPFLPLPLNMSFVDLLGSPPGDLVEGSEALTATPSSSPRSISSLSQLKSGSHTLRSTGGAHILKPLMSPPSRDEIMSTLLDLDLAETAYQEPFCSDPSDAPGKPREIGGRVLTVETKLADKLSDFEGDFSLEGLQFWKTAFSVMTELGSPTTNRGDPFDSVRGDKDQHLASTNDQKVVVMPCKSAPSHQRVQLWVQAKKEYDRCQRGGKEKNKAELPVQYIGVSVASAEEPVKGAEVHSNIAVDAETSSHLATVHPGMERGDLSLILQVSPVKSSETGDYGSQPLEACGETGEEDEDYCGNYSSPDFPVLPSWQQMTSPESSSRDSDEGEETGKRFELRSPKLLETRKDALLSSQGSQLTQRRQDKQLLSPCTLSHKPGAAGKGNPTQLHSTPVHQRRKSEGPSEPLCSTPITTESRSQKLSQRRGSKANTLKSVLLTTQIKNQFATLNVPKKESSEIEGPSINNSYGFKVSLQNLQDAKALHEVQHLTLLSMELHASTRRDLEPDPDFDPICALFYCITSDALLPDTDNTELCGAIVVDKDYSSFGQGSRVTAPLLVRSGVTGLQVTYTTDEKQLFQEVVRIVRRFDPDILLGYEVQMHSWGYLLQRASAVSVDLCQQLSRVPGHFSAEWDEYDGDTVPEINIIGRIVLNVWRMMKTEVMMTSYSFENVAFHALHQRFPLYTPRVLSDWFNSKTDLYRWKVVDHYISRVRGTLQLLKQHDLIGRTSELARLFGIQFYHVLTRGSQYRVESMMLRVAKPMNYIPVTTSPQQQVQMRSPQCIPLVMEPESRFYSNSVVVLDFQSLYPSIVIAYNYCFSTCLGHVEHLGSNDEFKFGCTSLRVPPDLLYLLRNDITVSPSGIAFVKPSVRKGVLPTMLDEIIKTRVMVKQSMKAYKHDKAVTRMLDARQLGLKLKANATFNYTSARISGRMSSVEVGDSIVHKARETLERAIKLVNDTKKWGAHVVYGDTDSMFVLLKGATKEQAFKIGQEIAEAVTATNPKPVKLKFEKVYLPCVLQTKKKYMGYMYESLDQKDPVFDAKGIETVRRDTCPAVAKILERSVRLLFETRDISQIKQYVQRQCLKVLEGKASMQDLTFAKEYRGSNSYRPGACVPALEVTRRMLSYDRRSEPRVGERVPYVIVYGMPGVPLIQLVRRPLEVLQDSSLRLNAAYYITKQILPPLQRIFTLIGVDVFSWYQQLPRIQKASSMAGNGEAGRKGTISQYFTTLHCPVCDELTQLGICSRCRSQPQHVGLVLLQEIREWEHRQEQLLRICKNCTGCVERQVQCVSLACPVLHKLSRVRRELSKAPYLRQLLNQF